A stretch of the Mycobacterium sp. ITM-2016-00317 genome encodes the following:
- a CDS encoding amidohydrolase family protein, which translates to MPSRILDFPVFDADNHFYEPKEALTKFLPDKRKGVIDYIDVHGRTKIMVRNHISDYIPNPTFEVVARPGAQEDYFRHGSGGKSYREVMGKPMKAIPAFREPAARLEVMDGLGLDYTLMFPTLASLVEERLKDDPELIHDIIHALNEWMYETWQFNYEDRIFSTPVITLPIVDRALEELEWCLERGAKTVLVRPAPVPGYRGTRSFGTEEFDPFWQACVKAGIPVAMHASDSGYAQYLNDWEPADEFLPFKPTSFRMVAMGKRPIEDTMAALVCHGAFTRNPDLRVLSVENGASWVPYLFYQFKDVFAKMPNEFPEDPIEAFKRCVYVAPFWEDDFKKMADLCGADRVIFGSDWPHPEGLADPLNLVSDLEAHGLDAEGVRKVMGKNMIDLFKVENKVVHTPDVPALVLA; encoded by the coding sequence ATGCCGTCACGCATCCTCGACTTTCCGGTGTTCGACGCCGACAACCACTTCTATGAGCCCAAGGAAGCGCTGACGAAGTTCCTTCCGGACAAGCGCAAGGGCGTCATCGACTACATCGACGTGCACGGCCGCACCAAGATCATGGTGCGCAACCACATCAGCGACTACATCCCCAACCCGACCTTCGAGGTGGTCGCGCGCCCGGGCGCCCAGGAGGACTACTTCCGGCACGGCAGCGGCGGCAAGAGCTACCGCGAGGTGATGGGCAAACCCATGAAGGCCATTCCGGCCTTCCGTGAACCCGCGGCGCGCCTGGAGGTGATGGACGGGCTCGGCCTGGACTACACGCTGATGTTCCCGACGCTGGCCTCACTGGTCGAGGAGCGGCTCAAGGACGATCCCGAACTGATCCACGACATCATCCATGCGCTCAACGAATGGATGTACGAGACTTGGCAGTTCAACTACGAGGACCGGATCTTCTCCACTCCGGTCATCACGCTGCCGATCGTCGACCGCGCCCTCGAGGAACTCGAGTGGTGCCTGGAGCGCGGCGCCAAGACCGTGCTCGTCCGGCCCGCCCCGGTGCCCGGCTACCGCGGCACCCGCTCGTTCGGCACCGAGGAGTTCGACCCGTTCTGGCAGGCGTGTGTGAAGGCCGGCATCCCGGTGGCGATGCACGCCTCCGACAGCGGCTACGCGCAGTACCTCAACGACTGGGAACCGGCCGACGAGTTCCTGCCGTTCAAGCCGACGTCGTTCCGGATGGTGGCGATGGGCAAGCGCCCGATCGAGGACACCATGGCCGCGCTGGTCTGCCACGGCGCCTTCACCCGCAACCCGGACCTGCGGGTCCTGTCTGTCGAGAACGGCGCGTCCTGGGTGCCTTACCTCTTCTACCAGTTCAAAGACGTGTTCGCGAAGATGCCGAACGAGTTCCCCGAGGACCCGATCGAGGCGTTCAAACGCTGCGTGTACGTCGCCCCGTTCTGGGAGGACGACTTCAAGAAGATGGCCGACCTGTGCGGCGCCGACCGGGTGATCTTCGGTTCGGACTGGCCGCATCCCGAGGGTCTTGCCGATCCGCTGAACCTGGTGTCCGACCTCGAGGCGCACGGCCTCGACGCTGAGGGCGTCCGAAAGGTCATGGGCAAGAACATGATCGATCTGTTCAAGGTCGAGAACAAGGTGGTGCACACGCCCGACGTGCCCGCCCTCGTCCTCGCGTGA
- a CDS encoding TetR/AcrR family transcriptional regulator encodes MRSALEILGETGRTDFTVLEVVERAKTSLRAFYQHFATKDELLLALTDKIMADATERWRVETASLSGVDALHRLIDRISAPPESSTQDSINRGLTYYNDHLIDTRPKEFADVLAPLHRLIADILRRGIEEGAFRPDLDIDTDAAILMQTVLGALRLRDLGAGLNGTPIVAAQIHTFCVRGLLR; translated from the coding sequence ATGCGGTCGGCGCTGGAGATCCTCGGCGAGACGGGCCGCACGGATTTCACCGTCCTGGAGGTGGTCGAGCGCGCCAAGACGTCGCTGCGCGCGTTCTATCAGCACTTCGCGACCAAGGACGAGCTGCTGTTGGCGCTGACCGACAAGATCATGGCCGACGCGACCGAACGCTGGCGCGTCGAGACCGCATCCCTGAGCGGGGTCGACGCGCTGCACCGGCTCATCGACCGGATCAGCGCCCCGCCCGAGTCCAGCACCCAGGACAGCATCAACAGGGGTCTGACCTACTACAACGACCATCTGATCGACACCCGGCCCAAGGAGTTCGCCGACGTGCTCGCGCCGCTGCACCGGCTGATCGCCGACATCCTGCGCCGCGGGATCGAGGAGGGCGCGTTCCGTCCCGACCTGGACATCGACACCGACGCCGCGATCCTGATGCAGACGGTGCTCGGCGCGCTCCGGCTGCGCGATCTGGGCGCCGGACTCAACGGGACACCGATCGTCGCGGCCCAGATCCACACTTTCTGCGTGCGCGGACTCCTGCGATAA